From the genome of Vicia villosa cultivar HV-30 ecotype Madison, WI linkage group LG2, Vvil1.0, whole genome shotgun sequence, one region includes:
- the LOC131646547 gene encoding protein DMP9-like, whose protein sequence is MEQTQPEIGIKVYNATPPPQEAGCAVTTQPSDPPEPGKKRRAIMAKGVQKTLSKTSLLGNFLPTGTLITFEMVLPSIYRNGQCTHIHTIMIHFLLIMCALSCFFFHFTDSFHGADGNIYYGFVTPKGLSVFKPGLAVSVPKDDKYKVGFQDFVHAVMSVMVFVAIAFSDYRVTNCLFPGHEREMDQIMESFPMMVGIVCSGLFLIFPTSRHGIGCMSA, encoded by the coding sequence ATGGAACAAACTCAACCAGAAATTGGAATCAAAGTATACAATGCAACACCACCGCCACAAGAGGCCGGTTGCGCCGTCACAACCCAGCCTTCTGATCCACCAGAACCCGGCAAGAAGCGCCGTGCCATAATGGCAAAAGGTGTTCAAAAAACCCTCTCAAAAACTTCCCTACTCGGAAACTTCCTTCCAACCGGAACACTCATCACATTCGAAATGGTCCTTCCATCAATCTACAGAAATGGCCAATGCACTCACATTCACACCATCATGATCCATTTCCTCTTAATCATGTGTGCACTCTCTTGTTTCTTCTTTCACTTTACGGACAGTTTTCATGGGGCGGATGGTAACATTTACTACGGATTCGTTACTCCGAAAGGGTTATCTGTTTTTAAACCTGGACTCGCTGTTTCAGTTCCTAAAGATGACAAGTATAAGGTCGGGTTTCAGGATTTTGTGCATGCGGTTATGTCGGTTATGGTGTTCGTGGCGATTGCTTTTTCGGATTATAGGGTTACTAATTGTTTGTTTCCTGGACATGAAAGAGAGATGGATCAAATTATGGAGAGTTTTCCAATGATGGTTGGAATAGTTTGTAGCGGTTTGTTCCTTATTTTTCCTACTTCAAGACATGGAATTGGATGCATGTCTGCCTAA